DNA sequence from the Vanrija pseudolonga chromosome 7, complete sequence genome:
GACGAACAGGCGTCCTGTGGAGAGGATAAGGgcgtcctcggggtcgaccttcggtgctgctggctcgtcgccgtcgtctccaGCGATCGCCTtctggcggcgagcgagccatgccgcgtcatcgtcgtcctcgtcgccctcgccggcctcatCTCCAGACTCGGCCTCAGGCGTTGCCctctccttgcccttgctgctggccttggccttggcagccttggtgccctcggcgacccagccagcctcgcctggaaccgccgccgccgagtggTCCACGGCGGTTGGGTCAACACCCTTCATCACGTCCATGAACTCCTTTAGCCGCTTCGAGGGTCCGGCCTTGGGCTGGGGTGTatcctgctcctcctcttctgTCTCCTTGGAAATCTTGGCCCGCTTGGCGGGTTTGGGTGCCAGAGGCTGTCGGTTGTCAGCCTTCGCGTGACTTTCACAACCTACCTCATCGCGCACAAAGTcgaccttgaccttgccgccgccaaacaCAAAGCTGCCGTCAAACCACTCCTTGGCAGCCTTTGCCTCGTCTTCGGTGCTGTAGCCGACGAACGCGAAGCGGCGCTTGGGCACGAGCTTGGTGTCGGTCACGAGGGCCGACTTGAGCGACTTGGGCTCggtgagcttggccttgaagCCGTCGGGCGTGAGCGACGGTGGGAGGTTGAGGAAGATTAGTCGAGACCTGTGTGTGTTAGTGGTCTGGCCCCGTCGCAGCTGACCTCTACTCACATTGTATCGCTGTCTAGGACGATATTGTTGTTGCAATTCTCAGGCTGGACTTGAATCGCGAGGTCAACTCTGAAATCTtgaagtggaggtggggaTCGTCGAGCTATTACATAATCCATAATATTACATAACCATTTACCACGTGGCCTTTCAGAGTGCCACACCAAATTGCCGAATCTCCGGCCAGCTTTCGAAAGATTCTGAGCCCGCCTGGGTGGTCGCCTGCAGTGGCTGGGGACTGtggccgctcgctcgccagtCCTCGTCCCTCCTGTCCGCTCGGTGCTCGTACAACAGCTCGTCTACCTCACCTTCAACACCTCCTATCCATCAAAAAACACATCGCCCATCATGCCCGGTGTTCGCGACGTCTCGTACGTGTCAAGCAGGACCGCATCaacgacaaggacgccgacgatccCCAACCCGTTCCAAGCGTGAATACGCGCGACACGAGACACTTGAAAAGCTAGCTGGGGGACAAAAATGTTCAGACGGCTctggcgacctcgagctaCGCGCTCAGAGGGCCTGCTGGGGACGGCGAGAGCGTGTACACACTAGGGGGAAAACATACAAAAGTCTCTGCCCGTTGGAACGGGGAAGGAATCCGGATCGTCGCATGTTGGATGCGGTCTGCGAGTATCCTCAGAGATCAGAGTGCTGACTATCGTGCGTCTGCTGCGTACTTCTTGACCTTTGCCCTCTCCGCTCGCCCATCACCACGACACGCACATGCGTCCCGCCCAACAGTGCCGAGGAGTTCATCAAGGCCTACTCCAGCCACCTCAAGCGCTCGGGCAAGCTCGAGATCCCCACCTGGGTTGACATTGTCAAGACCGGTGCCCAGAAGGAGCTTGCTCCTTACGACCCCGACTGGTACTACGTCCGTGCCGGTGAGTCGAGCAAGCACGTGCAGAGGATGGGAGCGGGACGCGGGAAGACGTTGGTCAAGCTGGTGTAATGTCGCTTGACCAGGTCGAAAAACCTGTCACTCCTCAACCTCTGCCCACCTCCCGCCAACACAATGTACTAACCCCCACAGCCTCGGTCGCCCGCCACATCTACCTCCGCAAGcacgtcggtgtcggtgccctcgccaagctccacGGCACCAAGCACCGCCGCGGTGTCCGCCCCGGCCACCACCGTGACTCGGCCACCGGTGTCGAGCGCTCGGTTGTCCAGGCCCTCGAGAAGATTGGTGTCCTTGAGGCCCACCCCGACGGTGGCCGCAAGATCTCGCAGGACGGCATGCGTGACCTTGACCGtatcgccaccgccgtcctcgaggcccagcgcgaggaggaggaggaggagtccgaggaggagtctgaggaggaggaggacgaggaggaggaggctgaggacgacgagtaaGCCCCTCTCCACATGATAGCGGGTACTTTGTCATGAGATTCCACCTACATTGCACTGGGATGTTGGGCTGTTGAGGGGTGTTGCGTTGAGGTTTACAGGGGCGACTAACTGGGCAAACGGTGAGGAGGGGACTGCTGGAACATGGGGCGTGGCCACAGTGTGCGGGTGAGCAGGAGGCCAGTCTGGGGCAAACTCTGCATGGAGCATATGGGCGTACTCTGCAACCTGGGAGTCCGGTCGCTAATCTCTTGTGAGGCAGTCAGATTTTGTGTTTCCAAGGGCTCCTCTGGCCAACTAGGAGCGTGGCTCTTCGGCGTAGTTACCGAGTCCTGTGCAACCAGAGAGCAGATGAAAGAAGTGGCATATCCCTCTCCAATACCCTTATCGAAATGCATCCCATGCGAGAGAATCGAGTGCTCCTCGAGCAACCGACACTGGCACACGGGCAAGCTAGGCGAAGCTGGTCGGCGGTAGACCTGCAACCTcccaccacgcccgccaCACCCAACGCGGGGACCCCGCATATCATCACGCACAAcccatctcgctcgcgcccatCGCACCAATCTCACCATCTCCCACCCGTCCACACCAGCACGCATGCGCTACCTCTCGTGCTTTGGACGCCAAAAGCGGCCCCCAGACAATAATGACGCGGAGCGCGCGTCCctcaacggcggcgacgaggcgtacGTCCGCGGCTGCGTGTTCTGCGACGTGACCCGCGAGCGGGGCTTCAACATCGCCTACGAGGTGGgtttggcgccgccgctctgcTGACGACTGACGacaggacgacgagctcatcgtCTTCCATGACCGCTCGCCTGCTGCCCGGGAACACCTGCTCGTCATCCCGCGGAGACACGTGTCGAcggtgcgcgagctgcgcgcgcccgacgcggcgttGAGTGAGGAGCTGGCAGAAGGCGAagagctcacgccccagtcGAGCGCATGttcgcccgcgcgcgcgcgctccgccccggccccgACGTGCGCATGGGATTCCACATCCCGCCCTTCAGCAGCGTGCACCACATCCACCTGCACGTGCTCGTGCCCCCGCTCAAGTTCAAGGGCGTGCTCAAGTAccccgtcgcgccgggcacggacggcggcaagggctGGTCGTGGTTCGTGACCCCCAGCCAGGTCATCAGCATCCTCGAGGCCAATGGGAGGGTTGGTCTCGGACCGACTGCGGGCAGAAAGAGCTAGACGCGAGTGCACagagcgagagagagagagaccTAGCTAGACGCGCCGCTGGATACCGACGCACGGACGGCTGCAACATACCCAGCATTGCCATAGGTTACCGACGCGCAGTGGCCACCACAAAGTATTATAATTACATACATGCCTGTCAATAGAAGTGTCTCGCGGTGGGGAGAGGGATGCAGAAACGGGGGGTTATCACACTTGCCACTAGCCCAGCACGTTGAGgttcttcttggccttcttggccttcttgactTCCGTGACGGTGCGGAAGTTGCGCCAGTTGCCGACGCGCTCTTCGCGGTTCTCTGCAGGGAGGCAAGTCATGTAAGCGGCACGGGAATAGTCGGGGAGAATAGCGTCAGCACTTGTCTCTTACGCGGTAGTAGACAGGAAGTGGGAGGAATGGGAGTTGTGATGTGAAGCAACAACATCGACGAGACGGTGACGACCGAGCTTGTCCTGTGGAGGAGATGTGGTAAGTCCTCGTCCCGAGGGACAGGCAGCGGTGACCATTGAGCAG
Encoded proteins:
- the rps1902 gene encoding 40S ribosomal protein S19-B, encoding MPGVRDVSYVSSRTASTTRTPTIPNPFQAAEEFIKAYSSHLKRSGKLEIPTWVDIVKTGAQKELAPYDPDWYYVRAASVARHIYLRKHVGVGALAKLHGTKHRRGVRPGHHRDSATGVERSVVQALEKIGVLEAHPDGGRKISQDGMRDLDRIATAVLEAQREEEEEESEEESEEEEDEEEEAEDDE
- the hint3 gene encoding Histidine triad nucleotide-binding protein 3, whose protein sequence is MRYLSCFGRQKRPPDNNDAERASLNGGDEAYVRGCVFCDVTRERGFNIAYEDDELIVFHDRSPAAREHLLVIPRRHVSTVRELRAPDAALIERMFARARALRPGPDVRMGFHIPPFSSVHHIHLHVLVPPLKFKGVLKYPVAPGTDGGKGWSWFVTPSQVISILEANGRVGLGPTAGRKS